A region from the Brachyspira hampsonii genome encodes:
- the alr gene encoding alanine racemase — protein sequence MSNYTIAEIDLSIFKKNMQIIRSIINDVKLLNIVKANAYGHGLVEISKASEQFGADALGVANVEEGIKIREAGVKLPILVLFQHFKDESDLVCKYNLSPIISNDECLEYYDRFLKQNGGSLNLYIKVDTGLNRMGAKPEEVVPLAKKILSYDTLNIEGINTHYAASDMNDDYSVNFTNKQIKIFHDVLNNLKENGIEIKNAHTSNSAAIISYKNTYFDMVRAGIILYGYNDNILGIKPILNLKSYVVLVRNIKKGESISYGMTWTASKDTRVAVIPIGYADGIPRKLSNNWEVKINGRYYPLRGRVCMDSIIAEIGNDNIKTGDEVLIFGNDKKLNADTLASRIDTISHEILVNIGERVKRVYKY from the coding sequence ATGTCAAATTATACTATTGCTGAAATTGATTTATCCATTTTTAAGAAGAATATGCAGATTATACGCTCTATTATAAATGATGTTAAACTTCTTAATATTGTTAAAGCAAATGCTTACGGACATGGTTTGGTGGAAATATCGAAGGCTTCTGAGCAATTCGGAGCTGATGCTTTAGGGGTTGCAAATGTTGAAGAGGGAATAAAAATAAGAGAAGCTGGTGTTAAACTTCCTATATTAGTATTATTCCAGCATTTTAAAGATGAGTCTGATTTGGTATGTAAATATAATTTAAGTCCTATTATAAGTAATGATGAATGTTTAGAGTATTATGATAGATTTTTAAAACAGAATGGCGGAAGCTTAAATTTATATATAAAAGTTGATACAGGATTAAACAGAATGGGGGCTAAACCTGAAGAAGTTGTTCCTCTAGCAAAAAAAATATTATCTTATGACACTTTAAATATAGAAGGCATTAATACTCATTATGCCGCTTCTGATATGAACGATGATTACTCTGTTAATTTTACTAATAAACAGATAAAAATTTTTCATGATGTATTAAATAATCTTAAAGAAAATGGTATAGAAATAAAAAATGCTCATACTTCTAATTCAGCAGCTATAATTTCATATAAGAATACATATTTTGATATGGTTAGGGCTGGAATAATATTGTATGGATATAATGATAATATTTTAGGTATTAAGCCTATATTAAATTTAAAATCGTATGTTGTTTTGGTTAGAAATATAAAAAAAGGAGAAAGCATTTCTTATGGAATGACTTGGACTGCTAGTAAGGATACAAGAGTTGCTGTAATACCTATAGGATATGCTGACGGAATACCAAGAAAATTATCAAATAATTGGGAAGTAAAAATTAATGGAAGATATTATCCTTTACGAGGAAGGGTGTGTATGGATTCTATTATTGCAGAAATAGGAAATGATAATATAAAAACCGGCGATGAGGTATTGATATTTGGAAATGATAAAAAACTTAATGCAGATACTTTGGCATCAAGAATAGATACTATAAGTCATGAAATACTTGTAAATATAGGTGAAAGAGTAAAAAGAGTTTATAAATATTAG
- the ruvB gene encoding Holliday junction branch migration DNA helicase RuvB, with amino-acid sequence MDKESITNAEENSYDKPNNNIRPQGFDDFLGQKNIKSKLKVFINSAKKREVSLDHILFYGPPGLGKTTLAQIIANEMGSNIKATSAPIIERPGDLASILTTLGEKDILFIDEIHRLRTVVEEVLYSAMEDFFVDIKVGEGTSAKSFRVKLPHFTLIGATTRSGLLSTPLYDRFGIVERLEFYTNEDLANIVKRSSEFLNINITDEAALSIASRSRGTPRIVNRLLRRVFDFATVHDVLKIDEKFACDSLEKLGIDKNGFEALDKLYLNTIIKHYNGGPVGVDTLSVSLSEQIETIEDVIEPYLIQCGFIKRTPKGRVATNKAYAYLNLSSKYDDNYNNEERGLFDF; translated from the coding sequence ATGGATAAAGAAAGCATAACAAATGCTGAAGAAAACTCTTATGATAAGCCTAATAACAATATAAGACCTCAAGGCTTTGATGACTTTTTGGGGCAGAAAAATATAAAATCAAAATTGAAAGTCTTTATAAATAGTGCTAAAAAAAGAGAGGTTTCTTTAGATCATATATTATTTTATGGTCCTCCCGGACTTGGAAAAACTACATTAGCCCAAATAATAGCAAATGAAATGGGAAGCAATATAAAAGCTACATCAGCCCCTATAATAGAGCGTCCAGGAGACCTGGCTTCTATACTTACCACTTTGGGAGAAAAAGATATACTATTTATAGATGAGATACATAGACTTAGAACTGTAGTTGAAGAAGTTCTTTATTCAGCTATGGAAGATTTTTTTGTAGACATAAAGGTAGGAGAGGGAACATCTGCTAAAAGTTTCAGAGTCAAATTACCGCATTTTACTTTGATAGGAGCTACGACTAGAAGCGGTTTGCTGAGTACCCCTTTATACGATAGATTTGGAATAGTGGAAAGGCTTGAGTTTTATACTAATGAAGATTTGGCTAATATAGTAAAGAGAAGTTCTGAATTTCTTAATATCAATATTACAGATGAAGCTGCATTGTCTATAGCTTCAAGATCAAGAGGAACTCCGAGAATAGTTAATCGTCTTTTAAGAAGAGTTTTTGACTTTGCTACAGTACATGATGTTTTAAAAATAGACGAGAAGTTTGCCTGTGATTCTCTTGAAAAGTTGGGTATAGATAAAAATGGATTTGAAGCACTTGACAAACTTTATTTAAATACTATCATTAAACATTATAATGGAGGTCCTGTGGGAGTGGATACTTTATCTGTGTCTTTATCCGAGCAGATAGAAACCATAGAAGATGTAATAGAGCCTTATCTTATACAATGCGGATTTATTAAAAGAACGCCAAAAGGCAGAGTAGCTACAAATAAGGCTTATGCTTATTTAAATCTTTCTTCAAAGTATGACGATAATTATAATAACGAAGAAAGAGGATTATTTGATTTTTAA
- a CDS encoding M23 family metallopeptidase — translation MIFKELPILITDDTSTKEKKSNAQLDKYYLEETSKDVKNLAKKFVGNFKDANNSNSRFDINYKKNVKLTPSSRYKAPKTKIKFNRTKKILNNLYNATYGIRHIFNSVIGAIERKGNHERSILIFYDDEEHGIRLPINNFMILFLFLVFSALIYTGYDAYNRQKAAREFYNTLSAREAKTYTLIEDYKKSLNRFSKALIDYNNIMKSISYTIDYNDVGTFNNNNNLNNNESLNIEKMLSELDSYQKNVLSFMEVSPKIHKEIPLGWPVAGGGRISSGFGARLSPFNQEKSYHYGVDIAGPYGTPILAVADGTVSFAGWRNGYGWFVLITHANGYQTAYGHNSKLLVDYGQKVKRGDRIALIGNTGRTTGIHCHFEVRIGGDHKNPMPYLSARF, via the coding sequence TTGATTTTTAAGGAGTTACCTATTTTAATTACAGACGATACTTCAACAAAAGAGAAAAAGTCCAATGCTCAGTTGGATAAATATTATTTGGAAGAAACTTCAAAAGATGTTAAAAATTTAGCAAAAAAATTCGTAGGCAATTTCAAAGATGCTAATAATTCTAATTCCCGCTTTGATATAAACTATAAAAAAAATGTTAAATTAACTCCATCTTCAAGATATAAAGCTCCAAAAACAAAAATAAAATTCAATAGAACCAAAAAAATTCTAAATAATTTATATAATGCTACTTACGGAATAAGACATATATTTAATTCAGTTATAGGAGCCATTGAAAGAAAAGGGAATCATGAAAGAAGCATACTCATATTTTATGATGATGAAGAACATGGAATAAGACTTCCTATTAATAATTTTATGATTTTATTTCTTTTTTTAGTATTCTCTGCTTTAATTTATACAGGTTATGATGCATATAACAGACAAAAAGCAGCTAGAGAATTTTATAATACTCTTTCTGCAAGAGAAGCTAAAACTTATACTTTAATAGAAGATTATAAAAAATCTTTAAATAGATTTTCTAAAGCTTTAATAGATTATAATAATATCATGAAATCTATATCCTATACAATAGATTATAATGATGTCGGTACTTTCAATAATAACAATAATTTAAATAATAATGAATCTTTAAATATTGAAAAGATGCTTAGTGAATTAGACTCTTATCAAAAGAATGTTCTTTCATTTATGGAAGTATCTCCAAAAATACATAAAGAAATTCCTTTAGGCTGGCCTGTTGCAGGAGGCGGAAGAATATCAAGCGGATTCGGAGCTAGATTATCTCCTTTCAATCAGGAAAAAAGTTATCACTATGGTGTTGATATAGCAGGTCCTTATGGAACTCCTATACTTGCTGTTGCTGATGGTACTGTTTCATTTGCAGGCTGGAGAAACGGATACGGATGGTTTGTTCTAATCACACATGCTAATGGATATCAGACTGCTTATGGTCATAATTCTAAACTTCTTGTTGATTATGGACAGAAGGTAAAAAGAGGAGATCGTATAGCTTTAATAGGAAATACCGGAAGAACTACAGGAATACACTGCCATTTCGAGGTTAGGATAGGAGGAGATCATAAGAATCCTATGCCTTATTTGAGTGCCAGATTCTAG
- a CDS encoding alanine/glycine:cation symporter family protein codes for MIEMIAKINNVINSFVWGPIMLTLLVGTGIYLSIITGFLQITKIPLWIKHTFGALAKKHDLDDNITPFQAVSTALASTVGTGNIAGVTTAIVAGGPGALFWMWFAAFFGMVTKYSEVILAVHYRIKDDLGHHHGGPMYYISKGANMPWLGSIFAAFAALACFGAGNMTQTNAMAGVIYQNFGVPHIVTGIVVVILTAVIIIGGIRRIATVTEKLVPFMCVIYIISGIIILIMNADKIPHAFQRVFQEAFSLKQVGAGFMGYTIMMGMKFGFARGVFSNEAGLGTAPMAHGASNSKNPIEQGLWGIFEVLIDTFFVCTLTGLIAIIFLEANQGTKLNGAELISFSFGNNLGYAGSVILTISLVLFAFSTFVGWSHYGVVALGYLTKRNKIASYSYRVIFLIIGIVGAVSQLDLIWAIADTLNGLMAIPNLIGLLILSPKIAKLTSDYLKDPSSTIMKD; via the coding sequence ATGATAGAAATGATAGCTAAAATAAATAATGTTATTAATAGCTTTGTATGGGGACCAATAATGCTTACATTGTTAGTAGGCACAGGAATATATTTAAGTATAATAACAGGTTTTTTACAAATAACAAAAATACCTTTATGGATTAAGCATACATTTGGGGCATTAGCAAAAAAACATGATTTAGATGATAATATTACTCCTTTTCAGGCAGTAAGCACAGCATTAGCAAGCACTGTAGGTACAGGAAATATTGCCGGTGTTACTACTGCTATAGTGGCAGGAGGACCTGGAGCTTTATTTTGGATGTGGTTTGCTGCTTTTTTCGGTATGGTTACTAAATATTCAGAGGTTATTTTAGCTGTTCACTATAGAATAAAAGATGATTTAGGTCATCATCATGGCGGTCCTATGTATTATATATCAAAGGGTGCTAATATGCCTTGGCTTGGAAGTATATTTGCTGCTTTTGCTGCTTTAGCTTGTTTCGGTGCTGGAAATATGACTCAGACTAATGCTATGGCGGGAGTTATTTATCAGAATTTTGGAGTTCCGCATATAGTTACCGGAATAGTTGTTGTAATTTTAACTGCTGTTATTATTATAGGCGGAATAAGAAGAATAGCTACTGTTACTGAAAAATTAGTACCTTTTATGTGCGTTATATATATAATTTCAGGTATCATTATATTAATTATGAATGCAGATAAAATTCCTCATGCTTTTCAGAGAGTATTTCAAGAAGCTTTTTCATTAAAACAGGTAGGAGCCGGATTTATGGGATATACTATAATGATGGGTATGAAATTCGGATTTGCAAGAGGAGTATTTTCTAATGAGGCTGGTTTAGGTACTGCTCCAATGGCTCATGGGGCTAGCAATTCAAAAAATCCTATAGAGCAGGGTTTATGGGGAATATTTGAAGTGCTTATAGATACTTTCTTTGTATGTACTTTAACAGGGCTTATAGCTATAATATTCTTAGAAGCTAATCAGGGAACTAAATTAAATGGGGCTGAACTTATCTCTTTTTCTTTCGGAAATAATTTAGGATATGCAGGTTCTGTAATACTTACAATATCTTTAGTATTATTTGCTTTTTCTACATTTGTAGGCTGGTCTCATTACGGTGTTGTTGCTTTAGGATATCTTACAAAAAGAAATAAAATAGCTTCATATTCATACAGAGTAATATTTTTAATTATAGGTATAGTTGGTGCAGTAAGTCAATTAGATTTAATATGGGCTATAGCTGATACTTTGAATGGTCTTATGGCTATACCTAACCTTATTGGGCTTCTCATACTATCACCAAAAATAGCTAAACTTACTAGTGATTATCTTAAAGACCCTAGTTCAACTATAATGAAAGATTAA
- the murA gene encoding UDP-N-acetylglucosamine 1-carboxyvinyltransferase: protein MYKYVIEGSNNIGGVLKVSGSKNASLPLLVASILTDEPVILHNVPDLVDVHVLIDILEPLGKKVDFKNNTTVIISHNGKSEEAPYKLVKKMRGSIIVLGPLLAKRKHCRVSYPGGCAFGPRPIDLHLKGMEALGAKIDITAGYIDAKVDNNLIGADMDLSGKFGPTVLGTDNVMMAASLAKGTTIIRNAAKEPECVNLVDLLNAMGAKITGGGTDTITIDGVDYLHGAEFTVIPDRIETGTFLAIAAAGRGKLKLENAEPKHLSCVLDLLSDIGCDIKTTDTTIDIDASNRELKPFKVETLPYPGFPTDLQAIYTTLACTIKGKSELIEGIYPDRFSHVPELIRMGADIELNTSDIVVNGGKELSGADVQASDLRAGAALVAAGAIAKGTTNVHRIYHIERGYENLEEKLKTINIDTKREKDDIL, encoded by the coding sequence ATGTATAAATATGTGATAGAAGGTTCAAACAATATCGGCGGAGTATTGAAAGTATCAGGATCAAAAAATGCATCCTTGCCTTTGCTTGTTGCTTCAATTTTAACAGATGAGCCTGTAATACTTCATAATGTTCCGGATTTAGTTGATGTGCATGTTCTTATAGATATATTAGAGCCTTTAGGAAAGAAAGTTGATTTTAAAAACAATACTACTGTAATAATATCTCATAATGGAAAAAGCGAAGAAGCTCCCTATAAACTTGTAAAAAAGATGAGAGGCTCTATTATAGTTCTTGGACCATTGCTTGCTAAAAGAAAACATTGCAGAGTATCATATCCGGGCGGATGTGCTTTCGGACCAAGACCAATAGATTTGCATTTAAAAGGAATGGAGGCATTGGGAGCTAAAATAGATATAACAGCAGGATATATTGATGCTAAAGTAGATAATAATCTCATTGGTGCTGATATGGATTTGTCTGGTAAGTTCGGACCTACAGTGTTGGGAACAGATAATGTTATGATGGCGGCATCCTTAGCAAAAGGAACTACTATTATACGAAATGCCGCAAAAGAGCCTGAATGTGTGAATTTAGTTGATTTACTTAATGCTATGGGAGCTAAAATCACAGGAGGAGGAACTGATACTATTACTATAGATGGTGTTGATTACCTTCATGGTGCTGAGTTTACAGTGATACCAGACAGAATAGAGACAGGTACTTTTTTGGCAATAGCGGCAGCTGGAAGAGGAAAATTAAAACTTGAAAATGCAGAGCCTAAGCATTTAAGCTGTGTGCTTGACTTACTTTCAGATATAGGCTGCGATATAAAAACTACAGATACAACTATAGATATTGATGCTTCTAATAGAGAATTAAAGCCTTTTAAAGTAGAAACTTTACCATATCCGGGTTTTCCAACAGATTTGCAGGCAATATATACCACATTAGCATGCACAATTAAAGGTAAAAGCGAACTTATAGAAGGTATTTATCCTGACAGATTCAGCCATGTTCCGGAACTTATTCGTATGGGAGCAGATATTGAACTTAATACTTCCGACATAGTAGTTAATGGCGGCAAAGAGCTTTCAGGAGCTGATGTACAGGCAAGCGATCTTCGTGCAGGTGCTGCCTTGGTTGCTGCCGGAGCAATTGCTAAAGGTACAACTAATGTTCATAGGATCTATCATATAGAAAGAGGCTATGAAAATTTAGAAGAAAAATTAAAAACTATTAATATAGATACAAAAAGAGAAAAAGACGATATATTATAA
- a CDS encoding methyl-accepting chemotaxis protein has protein sequence MASEKIKLHVIRRLKILSIPLYLLVDIVIWNIALFFIYKEMPTIYGLKIVFSVISFIFLFKYLKIWRINSDIRLASRVILIFFIISLIGSIIEIVTYSLINKIFMHTMTLALFNATINAVLLSCVFMFLFKIMSKNFELDENISTFYIPLIAKLGLIVYLFFSTIILAFLMNYVSVQEDVYLKNYSNAVLNEILAVSDNIKRIDDNIKSDMMTYSESVLNIYSNKNVISRDDIQNYFVNRIGYINNTLKNKYDTISVNINQEYIDTDLPYSVTVSKDFTTDRYTSRVSDALTIHNFLENEIQDNFVTLDINVYDRNNIYISAYTPLKLFGKDIGYMISETGIGNLNNIIKNNDILSKWSYIYYSALKKDIILSYDSRYLAESSSSILSSSPELVQNIGNFEKSFGANNSFEIFYPINIEGKKSIAIISYIKELKVIGLYYKDINTVIKDSNMNLTVFNYIFISIFILFFGIYLIILKILLSSINKANKSTKMLLGGNGDLRKRISSKNNDEIGLLIYNFNLFLSSLDNLIGDLKVESYKVFEEIKVIEKIIDENTNRINDQSSSITESVASVNNIITSIQNVTSSTDQQKHAFSSASIAVEELLQTIYKINDNMERQSSAVEQTSASIEEMISNITSVARSVNKADSFSKKLLVDAHDGGDTVDEVIEAVRGIEESSDQIKEIVNVIQGIAEQTNLLAMNAAIEAAHAGEQGRGFSVVADEIRSLAEHTADNTKSITNIIKAITKRIEETVELASNSGKSLDNILDMSENTARVVSEINTANSELEVGGRDILETIRHLNNITTGVKDSVKEQMNSGDVVDSQITLLDQITREVSDIIEANSSGAKEVMHAMSFLNELSVKTVEGNKEFYTATNKLNEIFVKFHELMGKFITNADEIKKDKDENDNKNPENYTVDERMDMELRSLEEEFKNENDEFKKDDDVLEMLKEDFKNPEMFNI, from the coding sequence ATGGCTTCAGAAAAGATAAAACTACATGTTATTAGAAGGCTTAAAATTTTAAGTATTCCGCTATATTTATTAGTGGATATTGTCATTTGGAATATAGCGTTATTTTTTATATATAAAGAAATGCCGACTATTTACGGACTAAAAATAGTCTTTTCTGTGATATCTTTTATATTCTTATTTAAGTATTTAAAAATTTGGAGAATCAATTCTGATATAAGATTGGCAAGCAGAGTTATATTAATCTTTTTTATCATTTCACTAATAGGAAGCATCATAGAAATTGTTACATACTCTCTTATAAATAAGATATTTATGCATACTATGACATTAGCTCTATTTAATGCTACTATAAATGCAGTTTTATTATCATGCGTATTTATGTTTTTATTTAAAATAATGTCTAAAAATTTTGAATTAGATGAAAACATATCTACTTTTTATATACCGCTTATAGCTAAATTAGGGCTTATAGTATATTTATTTTTCTCTACCATAATACTAGCTTTTCTTATGAATTATGTTTCTGTACAGGAAGATGTTTATTTGAAAAATTACAGTAATGCTGTATTAAATGAAATACTTGCTGTGTCTGATAATATAAAAAGAATTGATGATAATATAAAATCCGATATGATGACTTATTCTGAATCAGTACTTAATATTTATTCTAATAAAAATGTAATCTCAAGAGATGATATACAAAACTATTTCGTTAATAGAATAGGATATATAAATAATACTTTAAAAAATAAATATGATACAATTTCTGTTAATATAAATCAGGAATATATAGATACGGATCTGCCTTATTCTGTAACAGTATCAAAAGATTTTACCACAGACAGATATACCAGCAGAGTATCAGATGCCTTAACTATTCATAATTTCTTAGAAAATGAAATACAAGATAATTTTGTAACTTTGGATATCAATGTTTATGATAGAAATAATATATATATATCTGCTTATACTCCGTTAAAATTATTCGGAAAAGATATTGGATATATGATATCTGAAACAGGAATTGGAAATTTAAATAATATAATAAAAAACAATGATATTCTTTCTAAATGGAGTTATATTTATTATTCAGCTTTAAAAAAGGATATAATACTTAGTTATGACAGCAGATATCTAGCTGAAAGCTCATCTTCAATATTATCATCATCACCGGAACTTGTTCAAAATATAGGAAATTTTGAAAAATCATTCGGAGCTAATAACTCATTTGAAATCTTTTATCCTATCAATATAGAAGGGAAAAAGTCTATTGCTATAATTTCATATATAAAAGAATTAAAAGTTATTGGATTATATTATAAAGATATAAATACTGTAATAAAAGATTCTAATATGAATTTAACTGTATTTAATTATATATTTATATCTATATTTATTTTGTTCTTTGGTATTTATTTAATTATTTTGAAAATACTTCTATCTTCAATAAACAAAGCAAATAAATCTACAAAAATGCTTTTAGGCGGAAACGGAGATTTAAGAAAAAGAATATCTTCAAAAAACAATGATGAAATAGGTCTTTTAATTTACAACTTTAATTTATTCTTATCTAGTTTGGACAATCTTATAGGAGACTTAAAAGTAGAAAGTTATAAGGTATTTGAGGAAATAAAAGTAATAGAAAAAATTATTGATGAAAATACAAATAGAATAAATGATCAAAGCTCAAGCATTACCGAAAGTGTAGCAAGTGTTAATAATATTATTACTTCTATACAGAATGTTACTAGCTCTACAGATCAGCAAAAACATGCTTTTTCATCAGCTTCTATTGCCGTAGAAGAACTTTTGCAGACAATCTATAAAATTAATGATAATATGGAGCGTCAGTCATCAGCAGTAGAACAAACTTCAGCTTCTATTGAGGAGATGATATCTAATATTACATCTGTGGCAAGAAGTGTTAATAAAGCAGATAGTTTCTCTAAAAAACTTCTTGTAGATGCACATGACGGCGGTGATACTGTAGATGAAGTTATTGAGGCTGTTAGAGGTATTGAAGAAAGCTCAGATCAAATTAAAGAGATAGTTAATGTTATTCAAGGTATTGCAGAACAGACTAACCTTCTCGCTATGAACGCAGCTATTGAGGCGGCACATGCCGGAGAACAAGGAAGAGGATTCTCTGTAGTTGCTGATGAAATAAGATCTTTGGCAGAGCATACTGCAGACAACACAAAATCTATTACGAACATCATTAAAGCTATTACAAAAAGAATAGAAGAAACTGTAGAACTTGCAAGCAACAGCGGTAAGTCTCTTGATAATATACTTGATATGTCAGAAAATACTGCAAGAGTTGTTTCTGAAATCAATACTGCAAACAGTGAATTAGAGGTTGGAGGAAGAGATATACTTGAAACTATAAGACACTTGAATAATATTACTACAGGGGTTAAAGATAGTGTAAAAGAACAGATGAACAGCGGAGATGTGGTGGACAGCCAAATTACTTTGCTTGACCAGATTACTAGAGAAGTTTCTGATATAATTGAGGCTAATAGCTCAGGTGCTAAAGAAGTTATGCATGCTATGAGTTTCTTGAATGAACTTTCTGTAAAAACTGTTGAAGGTAATAAAGAATTTTATACTGCTACAAATAAATTGAATGAAATATTTGTTAAATTTCATGAGCTTATGGGTAAATTTATCACAAATGCCGATGAAATAAAAAAAGATAAAGATGAAAATGATAATAAGAATCCTGAAAATTATACTGTAGATGAAAGAATGGATATGGAACTTAGAAGTCTTGAGGAAGAGTTCAAAAATGAGAATGATGAATTTAAAAAAGATGATGATGTATTAGAGATGCTTAAAGAAGACTTTAAAAATCCGGAAATGTTTAATATATAA
- the flgF gene encoding flagellar basal-body rod protein FlgF has protein sequence MVRGVYTGASGMMAEQARLDVVANNLANVDKPGFKRDTVSFKSFPEMMAARTEDDGVVIFPLGSTDVRPYVGRMGTGVEVNEVFTEWEQGSLRETGNQLDIALGDKGFFAIETPNGERYTRNGSFLIDKDHYLVTKHGYKVMGENGYIQIKTNNFNIDEEGRVSINRRYQDGNTFVQFNDNEWEDEEILDTLKIVRFDNERYLKKEGESFWVDTDISGPAYIAQKGVDRPKVLSRFLEMSNVNPINEMVRMIEVQRAYELNSKTISTHDTLVGRVINEVGRV, from the coding sequence ATGGTAAGAGGCGTTTATACAGGTGCAAGCGGCATGATGGCCGAACAGGCAAGACTAGATGTTGTAGCTAATAACTTGGCTAATGTTGATAAACCTGGATTTAAAAGAGATACAGTAAGTTTCAAATCCTTTCCGGAAATGATGGCGGCAAGAACAGAAGATGACGGAGTAGTAATATTTCCGCTTGGTTCAACAGATGTAAGACCTTATGTAGGAAGAATGGGAACAGGTGTAGAAGTTAATGAAGTTTTCACAGAATGGGAGCAAGGTTCATTAAGAGAAACTGGCAATCAGCTTGATATAGCTTTGGGTGATAAAGGATTCTTTGCCATAGAAACACCTAATGGAGAAAGATACACAAGAAACGGAAGTTTTTTAATAGATAAAGATCATTATCTTGTAACTAAACATGGCTATAAAGTTATGGGCGAAAACGGATATATACAGATAAAAACTAATAACTTCAATATAGATGAAGAAGGAAGAGTAAGCATCAACAGAAGATATCAGGACGGCAATACATTTGTACAGTTTAATGATAATGAATGGGAAGATGAAGAGATACTTGATACTTTAAAAATAGTGCGTTTTGATAATGAAAGATATTTGAAAAAAGAAGGCGAATCTTTCTGGGTAGATACAGATATAAGCGGTCCTGCATATATAGCACAAAAAGGGGTTGACAGACCTAAAGTATTATCAAGATTTTTAGAGATGAGTAATGTAAACCCTATAAATGAAATGGTTAGAATGATAGAAGTACAAAGAGCTTATGAATTAAATTCCAAAACTATATCTACTCATGATACATTAGTCGGCAGAGTAATTAATGAGGTAGGCAGAGTATAA